In Lysobacter sp. FW306-1B-D06B, the sequence GCCGCGTGATGCGTGCCGCATCCGGGCGGGCGTAGGATGGCGACTTTCCCCTGCCCTCGTGCCGCCATGCCCTCGTTCCCATCGCGCCCGCTCGGGCTGGCCTGCCTCGCCGTCCTCGCCCTCGCCGCCTGCCAGCCCGCCACGCCGCCCGAAGCGGCCCCGCAGCCTGCCACGCCCGCCCCCGCTGCGGCCTCGTATGCCGCCGCGCACGCCGGCGATTACGCCGTCGTACCGCTCAAGGCCGATCTCTCGCGCTTCGACGAGAACACCCGGCGCATGATCGCCAAGCTGGTGGAAGCCAGCGAGCTCACCAACGATCTGTACTGGAAGCAATCCTGGGAAGGCGACCGCGCCGCGCTGCTGGCGCGCGCACCCGATGCGGCCACGCGCGAGCTGGCGGAAATCAACTTCGGCCCGTGGGATCGCCTCAACGAGGACACGCCCTTCATCGACGGCGTAGGCCCGCGTCCGCCGGGCGGCCCGTTCTATCCGGCCGATATCACCAAGGCCGAGTTCGAAGCGGCGCAACTGCCCGACAAGACCTCCAACTACACGCTGTTGCGCCGCGAGAACGGCAAGCTCGTCACCGTGCCCTACCACGTCGCCTACAAGGCGGACCTGGAGCGCATCGCCGCACTGCTGCGCGAAGCCGCCGCGCTCAGCGCCGACAAATCGTTCGCGAACTACCTGAACATGCGCGCCGAGGCGTTGCTGAGCGACGACTTCCGCCCCAGCGACATGGCCTGGATGGACATGAAGACCAATCCGGTCGACATCGTCATCGGTCCGATCGAGACGTACGAAGATCAGTTGTTCGGCTACAAGGCCGCCTACGAAGGCCTGGTGCTGATCAAGGACGTGGAGTGGAGCCAGAAGCTCGCGCGCTTCGCCAGCTTCCTGCCCGCGCTGCAGAAGGGCCTGCCGGTGGACGCGAAGTACAAGGCCGAGATGCCCGGCTCCGACGCCGACCTCAACGCCTACCAGGTCGTCTACTACGGCGGCAACGCCAACGTCGGCGGC encodes:
- a CDS encoding Zn-dependent hydrolase, producing the protein MPSFPSRPLGLACLAVLALAACQPATPPEAAPQPATPAPAAASYAAAHAGDYAVVPLKADLSRFDENTRRMIAKLVEASELTNDLYWKQSWEGDRAALLARAPDAATRELAEINFGPWDRLNEDTPFIDGVGPRPPGGPFYPADITKAEFEAAQLPDKTSNYTLLRRENGKLVTVPYHVAYKADLERIAALLREAAALSADKSFANYLNMRAEALLSDDFRPSDMAWMDMKTNPVDIVIGPIETYEDQLFGYKAAYEGLVLIKDVEWSQKLARFASFLPALQKGLPVDAKYKAEMPGSDADLNAYQVVYYGGNANVGGKTIAINLPNDEEVQLKKGTRRLQLENVMKAKFDTILVPIANQLIAKDQLKHVTFDAFFEDVMFHEVAHGLGIKKTLDGKGTVDEALKEYASSFEEGKADILGLYMIDALSRQGELDESKLMDGYVTFLAGILRSVRFGASDAHGKANMVRFNFFAEHGAFTRDADGRYRVDFDKMREAMNALSAKLLTVQGDGDYAEAKRMTETMGVIKPELAADLARLKDAKIPVDIRFEQGLETLGLQEYRSTRAR